A single Tenacibaculum sp. 190524A02b DNA region contains:
- the dinB gene encoding DNA polymerase IV, which yields MDLQPPFRKIIHVDMDAFYASVEQLDNPELRGKPVAVGGGGKRGVVSAASYEARKFGVRSAMSGVLAKQKCPQLIFVRPRFDRYKEISSKIRTIFYEYTDLVEPLSLDEAYLDVTENKMGNPSASLIAQEIRQKIWEELELRASAGISINKFIAKVASDINKPNGQKTIKPNEVISFLENLPVNKFYGVGKVTAAKMHNQGIFTGIDLKKKTLEELIKLFGKSGLHYYNIVRGIHTSSVKPNRIRKSIAAERTFKENLSSEIYMLERLEQIAEELERRMSKSNTKGKTLTLKIKYSNFTQQTRSKTVTEYIYLKQDFMPIIKELLYQDTLLESVRLLGISFSNLNTEKKTPVWVQLSFDF from the coding sequence ATGGATTTACAACCTCCTTTTAGAAAGATTATTCATGTAGATATGGATGCATTTTATGCTTCTGTAGAACAACTGGACAATCCTGAATTAAGAGGTAAACCAGTAGCAGTAGGAGGTGGCGGAAAAAGAGGCGTGGTTTCTGCCGCAAGTTATGAAGCAAGAAAATTTGGAGTTCGGTCAGCAATGAGTGGCGTGTTAGCCAAACAAAAGTGTCCTCAGTTGATTTTTGTACGACCTAGATTTGATAGATACAAAGAGATTTCTTCAAAAATTAGAACTATTTTCTATGAGTATACAGACTTAGTAGAACCGCTTTCTTTAGATGAAGCTTACTTAGATGTTACCGAAAATAAAATGGGAAACCCTTCTGCTAGTTTAATCGCCCAAGAAATCCGACAAAAAATATGGGAAGAACTAGAATTAAGAGCTTCAGCTGGAATATCTATTAATAAATTTATAGCCAAAGTAGCTTCAGATATTAATAAACCAAACGGACAAAAAACAATAAAACCTAACGAGGTAATCTCTTTTTTAGAAAACTTGCCTGTCAATAAATTTTATGGAGTAGGAAAAGTTACCGCAGCCAAAATGCACAATCAAGGTATCTTCACAGGAATTGATTTAAAGAAAAAAACATTAGAGGAATTAATTAAACTCTTCGGTAAATCTGGATTACATTATTATAATATAGTTAGAGGAATTCATACTAGCAGTGTAAAACCCAACAGGATTCGAAAGTCTATTGCTGCTGAAAGAACTTTTAAAGAAAACTTATCTTCTGAAATTTATATGTTAGAACGTTTGGAGCAAATTGCTGAAGAATTAGAACGTAGAATGAGTAAATCTAATACCAAAGGAAAAACATTAACTTTAAAAATCAAGTATAGTAATTTTACACAGCAAACAAGAAGCAAAACAGTAACAGAATATATTTACCTAAAACAAGATTTTATGCCTATTATTAAAGAGTTGTTATACCAAGATACTTTATTAGAATCTGTAAGGTTACTAGGAATTTCTTTCAGCAATTTAAATACTGAAAAGAAGACACCTGTTTGGGTACAATTATCTTTTGACTTTTAA
- the rseP gene encoding RIP metalloprotease RseP: MEIFIKASQFILSLSLLIVLHELGHFIPAKLFKTKVEKFYLFFDYKFSLFKKKIGETVYGIGWIPLGGYVKIAGMIDESMDTEQMKEEPKPWEFRSKPAWQRLIIMLGGVFVNFVLGILIYICLMWAYGEKFLPNDSVKDGVWVQDQLAKDLGLQTGDKIVSIDGEKVNKFDALPLGFINGEKYTIERNGQTVQKEIPTDFISKLVDRGKDAGNFISLRHPFVIAEVSKDSPNINSGLQPKDIVVGIGNSSIKYFDQAKSELQKHKGQEINLTVRRNNNNVDIPVKVTKEGKIGVALAGLSLPDLEKLGYYKLASKSYSFTEAIPAGLNKSWTTLTNYIKQMKKIVNPSTGAYKGLGGFISIGSIFPSEWSAQSFWGITAFLSIMLGFMNLLPIPALDGGHVVFTLWEMITGKKPSDKFLEYAQVAGFVLLLALLIFANGNDIFRLFK, encoded by the coding sequence ATGGAAATATTTATAAAAGCATCACAATTTATTTTAAGTTTATCTCTCTTAATTGTGTTACACGAGCTAGGGCATTTCATCCCTGCTAAGTTATTTAAAACCAAAGTAGAAAAGTTCTATTTATTCTTTGATTATAAGTTTTCGTTATTCAAAAAGAAAATAGGTGAAACTGTATATGGAATTGGTTGGATACCTTTAGGAGGATATGTTAAAATAGCGGGTATGATTGACGAAAGTATGGACACTGAACAAATGAAAGAAGAACCTAAACCATGGGAATTTCGTTCTAAACCTGCTTGGCAACGCCTTATTATTATGCTAGGTGGTGTATTTGTTAATTTTGTTTTAGGTATTTTAATCTACATCTGTTTAATGTGGGCTTATGGAGAGAAATTTTTACCTAATGATAGTGTAAAAGATGGTGTTTGGGTGCAAGACCAATTAGCTAAAGATTTAGGTTTACAAACTGGTGACAAAATTGTAAGTATAGATGGTGAAAAGGTTAATAAGTTTGATGCGCTTCCATTAGGTTTCATTAATGGAGAAAAATATACTATTGAACGAAACGGACAAACTGTACAAAAAGAGATTCCAACGGATTTTATATCAAAATTAGTAGATAGAGGTAAAGATGCTGGAAACTTTATATCACTTAGACACCCTTTTGTAATTGCTGAGGTTTCTAAAGATTCTCCCAATATAAATAGTGGATTACAACCAAAAGATATAGTAGTAGGTATTGGAAATAGTTCTATCAAATATTTTGACCAAGCAAAAAGTGAATTACAAAAACATAAAGGGCAAGAAATTAACCTTACTGTAAGAAGAAATAATAACAATGTAGATATACCTGTAAAGGTTACTAAAGAAGGTAAAATTGGTGTTGCTCTAGCTGGTTTATCTTTGCCTGATTTAGAAAAATTAGGCTATTACAAATTAGCAAGTAAGTCTTATTCTTTTACTGAAGCTATTCCTGCAGGCTTAAACAAATCATGGACTACCTTAACAAACTATATAAAACAAATGAAAAAAATTGTAAATCCAAGTACAGGAGCATACAAAGGCTTAGGTGGTTTTATTTCAATAGGTAGTATCTTCCCTTCTGAGTGGAGTGCACAAAGCTTTTGGGGAATCACGGCATTTTTATCAATCATGTTAGGTTTTATGAATCTATTGCCTATACCAGCTTTAGATGGTGGACATGTAGTGTTCACTTTATGGGAAATGATTACTGGTAAAAAACCAAGTGATAAATTTTTAGAGTATGCACAGGTGGCTGGATTTGTTTTATTATTAGCCTTACTAATTTTTGCTAATGGTAATGATATATTCAGGTTATTTAAGTAG
- a CDS encoding SCO family protein, with protein sequence MDIEFFKKSKNTLLFFIIFSAICLPVFYFLVKVDPKLPIYNPSDINPKLVDFSIRNLTKNHRIANFSLVNQNGKIVTEKDYQGKIYVADFFFATCQGICIPMAHNMSKLQEHFKNDNDIMFLSHSVTPKMDSVSVLREYATRKGIIDSKWNVTTGDKKHIYELARKSYFAVLDEGDGGDQDFIHTENFILIDKERRIRGIYDGTKLENIQKIITDISLLKEEYKSK encoded by the coding sequence ATGGATATAGAATTCTTTAAAAAATCAAAGAACACTTTACTTTTTTTTATCATTTTTTCGGCTATATGCTTACCAGTATTTTATTTCTTGGTAAAAGTTGACCCTAAATTACCTATTTATAATCCATCTGATATTAATCCAAAACTGGTAGATTTTTCTATAAGAAATCTAACAAAAAATCACAGAATAGCTAATTTTTCTCTAGTAAACCAAAATGGGAAAATAGTTACAGAAAAAGATTACCAAGGGAAAATTTATGTAGCAGATTTCTTTTTTGCTACTTGTCAAGGGATTTGTATTCCTATGGCTCATAATATGAGTAAATTACAAGAACATTTTAAAAATGATAATGACATAATGTTTTTATCACATTCTGTAACGCCAAAAATGGATAGTGTATCTGTATTAAGAGAATATGCAACAAGAAAAGGAATTATTGATAGTAAGTGGAATGTTACTACTGGAGATAAAAAGCATATTTATGAGTTGGCTAGGAAAAGTTATTTTGCCGTTTTAGATGAAGGTGATGGTGGTGATCAAGATTTTATTCATACCGAGAACTTTATTTTAATTGATAAAGAACGTCGTATAAGAGGAATTTATGATGGCACTAAGCTTGAAAATATACAAAAAATTATTACTGATATTTCTTTGTTAAAAGAGGAGTATAAAAGTAAATAA
- a CDS encoding SdpI family protein codes for MNPYYYVLSINGLLFLFSIVFYFFPPKKINGFYGYRTNKTIKNESIWQFANNYFSKQFLIYAGLSFIAALIFVFISKEISWQPMAIMLLALAVSVIKTEQEINKNFDEEGNSK; via the coding sequence ATGAATCCGTATTATTACGTATTATCTATTAATGGATTACTATTCTTGTTTAGTATTGTTTTTTATTTTTTTCCTCCTAAAAAAATAAATGGATTTTACGGATACAGAACCAACAAAACCATTAAAAATGAAAGCATTTGGCAATTTGCCAACAATTATTTTAGCAAACAGTTTTTAATTTATGCTGGATTATCCTTTATAGCTGCGTTAATTTTTGTGTTTATTTCTAAAGAAATAAGCTGGCAACCTATGGCTATTATGTTATTAGCATTGGCTGTATCTGTAATTAAAACTGAACAAGAAATAAATAAAAATTTTGATGAAGAAGGGAACTCTAAATAG
- a CDS encoding serine hydrolase, translated as MKLLKKFLFAILVLLVIAFFYNYPKLNILAGYSAKNTASSVYVAGRTLAFTDSTDNNFSPINLTDDFINKKEQTAIGSAFGLLKRKAVYREGLGCVLVSDDFDPTENYLRPKRVKPDNITPFPYGSGIPKDTVFNNINYRKLHNAVKSIFNETNKTRAVVVVYKNKIVSEKYDSGFDKNSKLLGWSMTKSITSTLFGILQCQGKIDVMTKAPIEEWQNDERKNITIHNLLQMNSGLEWEEDYNSISDATRMLFLDKDVTKTQINKPLIGKPNETWNYSSGTTNVLSGILRKQFPTHQEYLDFWYSSLIDKIGMSSMVVEADMSGNYVGSSYAWATPRDWAKLGLLYLNNGNWNGENLFDKDWVKYATTPTPTSKGWYGAQIWLNDGGRYPDVPRNMYSFNGYQGQNVFILPDQELVIVRMGLTKNADINVFLKRIISSIKN; from the coding sequence ATGAAATTATTAAAAAAGTTTTTATTTGCTATTTTAGTTTTACTTGTTATAGCCTTTTTTTATAATTACCCAAAACTTAACATCCTAGCAGGATATTCAGCTAAAAACACTGCTTCATCTGTATATGTTGCTGGTAGAACTTTAGCATTTACAGACAGTACCGATAATAATTTTTCGCCAATTAATTTAACTGATGACTTTATAAATAAAAAAGAACAAACAGCTATAGGTTCTGCTTTTGGTCTTTTAAAAAGAAAAGCGGTTTATAGAGAAGGCTTAGGTTGCGTATTGGTTTCTGATGATTTTGATCCTACAGAAAACTATCTAAGACCAAAAAGAGTAAAACCAGACAATATCACCCCTTTTCCATACGGTAGTGGCATACCAAAAGATACTGTTTTCAATAATATTAATTATAGAAAATTACACAATGCTGTTAAATCTATCTTTAATGAAACAAACAAAACAAGAGCTGTTGTTGTTGTGTATAAAAACAAAATAGTTTCTGAAAAATATGACTCTGGGTTTGATAAAAACTCAAAGCTTTTAGGCTGGTCTATGACCAAAAGTATTACCTCTACTTTATTTGGAATTTTACAATGTCAAGGTAAAATAGATGTAATGACAAAAGCTCCTATTGAAGAATGGCAAAATGATGAAAGAAAAAATATTACCATTCATAATTTACTACAAATGAATTCTGGTTTAGAGTGGGAAGAAGATTATAATTCAATATCTGATGCAACAAGAATGTTATTTTTAGACAAAGATGTTACAAAAACACAGATTAATAAACCTTTAATAGGAAAACCTAACGAAACTTGGAATTACTCTTCAGGAACTACTAATGTATTATCAGGCATATTACGTAAACAGTTCCCTACACATCAAGAATATCTTGATTTTTGGTATAGCAGTTTGATTGATAAAATAGGCATGAGTTCTATGGTTGTTGAAGCTGATATGAGTGGAAATTATGTAGGTTCTTCATACGCTTGGGCTACACCTAGAGATTGGGCTAAACTTGGTTTATTATACCTAAACAACGGAAATTGGAATGGAGAAAATTTATTTGATAAAGATTGGGTGAAGTATGCAACAACACCTACCCCCACTTCTAAAGGTTGGTATGGTGCGCAAATATGGTTAAATGATGGCGGTAGATATCCAGATGTACCTAGGAACATGTATTCTTTTAATGGGTATCAAGGGCAAAACGTTTTTATATTACCAGACCAAGAATTAGTAATTGTAAGAATGGGATTGACTAAAAATGCAGATATTAATGTATTTTTGAAGCGAATTATTTCGTCTATAAAAAATTAA
- a CDS encoding cysteine desulfurase, with amino-acid sequence MFSIDKIRADFPILKREVHGKPLVYFDNGATSQTPQVVIDAIVDYYTGYNANIHRGVHTLSQEATDKYEEARVKIQHHFNAKHSYEVLFTSGTTHSINIVASGFASILKKDDEIIVSALEHHSNIVPWQMLCEKTGAILKVIPMDEDGSLRMDVFQELLNAKTKLVFCNHVSNALGTINPIKEIIHAAHKFGAYVLIDGAQACPHIKPDVQELDVDFYVASAHKMCGPTGVGVLYGKEELLQQLPPYQGGGEMIETVTFEKTTYAGLPHKFEAGTPNICGGIAFGVAIDYMNAIGFDEIAKQENDLLAYGTEQLEKIDGLRIYGTTNKTSVISFNIEGIHPYDIGSILDKLGIAVRTGHHCAQPIMDFYCIPGTVRASFSFYNTKEEIDALVKAVKKAKMMLS; translated from the coding sequence ATGTTTAGTATTGATAAAATTAGAGCTGATTTTCCTATTCTTAAAAGAGAAGTTCATGGTAAACCTCTAGTGTATTTTGATAACGGAGCAACTTCACAAACACCTCAGGTAGTTATTGATGCTATTGTAGATTATTATACAGGTTATAATGCAAATATTCATAGAGGAGTACATACTTTAAGTCAAGAAGCTACGGATAAATATGAAGAAGCAAGGGTAAAAATTCAACATCATTTTAATGCTAAACATTCCTATGAGGTTCTTTTTACATCAGGGACTACTCATAGTATAAACATAGTAGCGTCTGGATTTGCTTCAATATTGAAAAAAGATGATGAAATTATAGTTTCTGCTTTAGAGCATCATTCTAATATTGTGCCTTGGCAAATGTTATGTGAAAAAACAGGTGCCATTTTAAAAGTAATTCCAATGGATGAGGATGGTTCTTTGCGTATGGATGTGTTTCAAGAATTATTGAATGCAAAAACAAAACTTGTTTTTTGTAACCATGTATCTAATGCTTTAGGGACTATTAATCCTATTAAAGAAATTATTCATGCAGCGCATAAATTTGGAGCATATGTATTAATTGACGGAGCACAGGCTTGTCCGCATATTAAGCCAGATGTTCAAGAATTAGATGTAGATTTCTATGTTGCTTCTGCACATAAAATGTGCGGGCCAACTGGAGTGGGTGTTTTATATGGTAAAGAAGAATTATTACAGCAATTACCGCCTTATCAAGGTGGAGGAGAAATGATTGAAACGGTTACATTTGAAAAAACTACCTATGCTGGATTACCTCATAAGTTTGAAGCAGGAACACCAAATATTTGTGGCGGTATTGCCTTTGGAGTAGCTATTGACTATATGAATGCTATTGGGTTTGATGAAATAGCTAAGCAGGAAAATGATTTGTTAGCCTACGGAACAGAACAACTTGAAAAAATTGATGGTTTAAGAATTTATGGAACTACAAATAAAACGTCTGTTATTTCATTTAATATAGAAGGTATTCATCCTTATGATATAGGATCTATTTTAGACAAGTTAGGAATTGCAGTTCGAACAGGGCATCACTGTGCACAACCAATTATGGACTTTTATTGTATTCCTGGAACTGTTAGGGCTTCTTTTTCTTTTTATAATACTAAGGAAGAAATAGATGCTTTAGTTAAGGCTGTTAAAAAAGCTAAAATGATGTTAAGTTAA
- the fbp gene encoding class 1 fructose-bisphosphatase: protein MNNKHTTLGEFIIENQKDFKYSSGELSRLINSIRLAAKVVNHEIRKAGLVDITGAAGDINVQGEAQQKLDVLANDLFKQTLINREIVCGIASEEEDDFVIVEGRNKTNENKYVLLMDPLDGSSNIDVNVSVGTIFSIYRRISPIGTPVTKEDFLQKGSEQVAAGYVAYGTSTMLVFTTGNGVNGFTLNPAIGTFYLSHPNMQFPEIGKIYSVSEGYFTHFQEGMKRFLIHCKELNKEDNRPYTARYIGSLVSDFHRNMIKGGVYIYPATAIAPKGKLRLLYECNPMAFICEQAGGKASDGFTRILNIQPTELHQRVPFYCGSKQLVEKAESFMTEFSSDEKPIY from the coding sequence ATGAATAACAAGCACACGACTCTTGGTGAGTTTATTATTGAGAATCAAAAAGACTTCAAATATTCTTCAGGTGAATTATCTCGCTTAATCAACTCTATACGACTAGCTGCTAAGGTGGTGAATCATGAAATTAGAAAAGCGGGGTTAGTAGATATCACTGGTGCAGCTGGAGATATAAATGTTCAGGGAGAAGCACAACAGAAACTAGATGTTTTAGCTAACGATTTATTTAAACAAACACTTATTAATCGTGAAATTGTTTGTGGAATTGCTAGTGAAGAGGAAGATGATTTTGTTATAGTTGAAGGTAGAAATAAAACCAATGAAAATAAATATGTTTTATTGATGGATCCTTTAGACGGTTCTTCAAATATTGATGTTAATGTTTCTGTGGGTACTATTTTTTCTATTTACAGAAGAATTTCTCCTATTGGCACACCAGTTACAAAAGAGGATTTTTTACAAAAAGGAAGTGAGCAAGTTGCTGCAGGTTATGTTGCCTATGGAACTTCAACCATGTTAGTATTTACAACAGGAAATGGTGTAAATGGATTTACCTTAAATCCTGCTATTGGAACTTTCTACTTATCACACCCTAATATGCAATTTCCTGAAATAGGAAAAATATACTCTGTAAGTGAAGGTTATTTCACACATTTCCAAGAAGGAATGAAACGTTTTTTAATTCATTGTAAAGAATTAAACAAAGAAGACAACAGACCTTATACTGCAAGATATATAGGATCTTTAGTTTCTGACTTCCATAGAAATATGATAAAAGGAGGCGTTTATATTTATCCTGCTACGGCTATTGCTCCTAAAGGAAAACTCCGTTTATTATACGAATGTAACCCTATGGCTTTTATCTGTGAACAAGCTGGTGGTAAAGCTTCAGATGGTTTTACTCGTATTTTAAACATTCAACCAACTGAGTTACATCAAAGAGTTCCTTTTTATTGTGGAAGTAAACAATTAGTTGAAAAAGCGGAGAGTTTTATGACCGAGTTTTCTTCTGATGAAAAACCTATTTATTAA
- a CDS encoding GNAT family N-acetyltransferase, giving the protein MGFIIRQGEARDAQQILDLIIELAVFEKLPNEVDLTVEDLLRDGFSSNPKFKTFVAEEDDKEIIGMTLFYERYSTWKGKAIHLEDLMVTQSKRGIGAGKALYAAVLKYAHDNGYKRVAWEVLDWNEGAIKFYESTGAKILDGWQVVQMREEKLREFIENI; this is encoded by the coding sequence ATGGGTTTTATTATTAGACAAGGAGAAGCAAGAGATGCTCAACAAATTTTAGATTTAATTATTGAATTGGCAGTTTTTGAAAAGTTGCCTAATGAAGTGGATTTAACAGTAGAAGATTTGTTAAGAGATGGTTTTTCGTCTAATCCTAAGTTTAAGACGTTTGTAGCAGAAGAAGATGATAAAGAAATTATAGGAATGACATTGTTTTATGAACGCTATTCAACATGGAAAGGAAAAGCTATCCATTTAGAAGATTTAATGGTAACACAATCTAAAAGAGGTATAGGGGCAGGAAAAGCTTTATATGCGGCAGTTTTAAAGTATGCTCATGATAATGGTTATAAAAGAGTAGCTTGGGAGGTTTTAGATTGGAATGAGGGAGCCATTAAGTTTTATGAAAGTACTGGTGCTAAAATTTTAGATGGTTGGCAAGTGGTACAAATGAGAGAAGAAAAATTACGTGAATTTATTGAGAATATTTAA
- a CDS encoding aspartate kinase, protein MRIFKFGGASVKDPEGVKNVARVLKHEGTENTLVVISAMGKMTNAFEKLVDAYFYKKEDINNALLFIQNFHHDMLAGLFSDEKANAYAKVDHLFGELSGFMIRNKSVNYNYIYDQIVGYGELLSTTIVSEYLKTIDVDNEWLDVRGFIRTDTNYRDAKVDWDFTEKTIQDNIDVAKLNITQGFLGRNNNETTTLGREGSDYTAGIFAYCLNAESVTIWKDVEGVLNADPRVFSETELLQEISYAEAIEMAFYGASVIHPKTIQPLEKKNIPLYVRSFDDLNKKGTKISKGVLLKPLTSCYIVKKDQILISVSAKDFSFMVEDNISHVFKRLHDFKLKVNLIQNSALSFSVCVEDKFGNFDALYEELQETYLITSYKDVTLFTIRHFTDEAIASIRKRGQAIIRQINTETAQLVIQEKVKSS, encoded by the coding sequence ATGAGAATATTTAAGTTTGGTGGAGCTTCAGTAAAAGATCCAGAAGGAGTTAAAAATGTTGCTCGTGTTTTAAAACATGAAGGAACAGAAAATACATTAGTAGTTATTTCCGCAATGGGTAAAATGACTAATGCTTTTGAAAAATTGGTAGATGCCTATTTTTATAAAAAGGAAGACATAAATAATGCTTTATTATTTATACAGAACTTTCACCATGATATGCTGGCAGGACTGTTTTCGGATGAAAAAGCTAATGCTTATGCTAAAGTAGATCACTTGTTTGGAGAGCTTAGCGGTTTTATGATTCGTAATAAATCAGTTAATTACAATTATATTTACGATCAAATTGTTGGATATGGAGAGTTGTTGTCTACTACTATTGTTAGTGAATATCTAAAAACTATTGATGTAGATAATGAATGGTTGGATGTAAGAGGTTTTATACGTACAGATACTAATTACAGAGATGCAAAAGTGGATTGGGATTTTACAGAAAAAACAATTCAGGATAATATTGATGTAGCAAAATTAAACATAACGCAAGGTTTTTTAGGACGAAACAATAATGAAACAACTACTCTAGGTAGAGAAGGTTCTGATTATACGGCAGGTATTTTTGCTTATTGTTTAAATGCTGAGAGTGTAACTATATGGAAAGATGTAGAAGGTGTTTTAAATGCTGATCCAAGAGTATTCTCTGAAACTGAACTATTACAAGAAATATCATATGCAGAGGCTATAGAGATGGCTTTTTATGGGGCTTCTGTAATACACCCAAAAACAATTCAACCTTTAGAAAAGAAAAATATTCCATTATATGTCCGTTCTTTCGATGATTTAAATAAAAAAGGAACTAAAATTAGTAAAGGGGTATTGTTAAAGCCATTAACTTCTTGTTACATTGTTAAGAAAGATCAAATTTTAATATCAGTATCTGCTAAGGACTTTTCTTTTATGGTGGAAGATAATATTAGCCATGTTTTTAAAAGACTTCATGATTTTAAATTAAAAGTTAATCTAATTCAAAACTCAGCTTTAAGTTTTTCAGTATGTGTAGAAGATAAGTTTGGGAATTTTGATGCGCTGTATGAAGAACTTCAGGAGACATATTTGATAACTTCTTATAAAGATGTTACCCTATTTACAATAAGGCATTTTACGGATGAGGCTATTGCTTCTATTAGAAAAAGAGGACAAGCAATTATTAGACAAATTAATACAGAAACAGCACAGTTAGTCATACAAGAAAAAGTGAAAAGCTCATAA